The Tenacibaculum jejuense genome includes a window with the following:
- the priA gene encoding replication restart helicase PriA, translating into MYFIDVILPIPIQKTFTYSVTKEEANFLEKGMRVAVSFGKTKMYAALVFNIHQNPPELYEAKEIHQILDEKPIVNERQLKHWQWISQYYMCSLGDVYRAAVPSAFLLESETVIHKNETFTDIDVLNDEEYLIYEALQRQSQLTIHEITAILDRKKVFPVINQLINKSVLYVKEEIYETYKPKLIKYVRLHKSYEHEEGLQGLLSELSRAKKQRDAVLTFFQLKTEKKPIKAKTLQEKSGVSSQILKSLVDKEIFEFYHIQTDRVQFKGDENPLKDLNEFQEKALQEIKESFKENDITLLHGVTSSGKTEVYTKLIKEVLAEGKQVLFMLPEIALTTQIITRLQNYFGNQISVFHSKYSVNERVEVWNNTLNQKTKAQIILGARSTVFLPFSNLGLIVVDEEHEVSYKQFEPSPRYNARDSAIVLGKIHKAKVLLGSATPSIESKFNASEGKYGLVNLTRRHGNVLLPKIELIDVKEKRKRREMVGHFSDRLIQLINEALEEKEQVILFQNRRGYSPIVECTTCGNSPQCPNCDVSLTYHKYNNQLKCHYCHYQRAMPTSCGACGSSTLDTKGFGTEQIELELKELFPNHNIGRMDSDTTRGKFGYQKIIEAFDAQEIDVLVGTQMLSKGLDFKNVTLVGVLSADTMLNFPDFRAHERAFQLMVQVAGRAGRYQKQGMVAIQTYNPYHQILQQVSTNNYEEMYKEQLQDRWQYHYPPYYRIIKITLKHRDYARVNDGVNWLAKSLQNVFRENVLGPTAPAVSRVRNQYIKNLVIKIPPKQSLQKTKQEIQRIRTTFEAIKEFRPIRFILDIDAY; encoded by the coding sequence ATTTATTTTATAGACGTCATATTACCTATACCAATACAAAAAACATTTACGTATTCGGTAACTAAAGAAGAGGCAAATTTCCTTGAAAAAGGAATGCGAGTTGCTGTGTCTTTTGGTAAAACTAAAATGTACGCAGCTTTAGTTTTTAATATCCATCAAAATCCTCCAGAACTTTACGAAGCTAAAGAGATTCATCAAATTTTAGATGAAAAACCTATTGTAAATGAAAGGCAGTTAAAACATTGGCAATGGATTTCACAATATTACATGTGTTCTTTAGGAGATGTATACAGAGCAGCTGTTCCTTCTGCATTTCTTTTGGAAAGTGAAACTGTAATTCATAAAAATGAAACATTTACTGATATTGATGTTTTAAATGATGAAGAATACTTGATTTATGAAGCTTTACAACGTCAATCACAGTTAACAATTCATGAAATAACGGCGATTTTAGATCGAAAAAAAGTATTCCCCGTTATAAACCAATTGATAAATAAATCTGTACTATATGTAAAAGAGGAAATTTACGAAACCTACAAGCCTAAGTTAATTAAATATGTGAGACTTCATAAATCTTATGAACACGAGGAAGGATTGCAAGGTTTGTTATCAGAATTATCTCGTGCAAAAAAGCAAAGAGATGCTGTTTTAACCTTTTTTCAATTAAAAACAGAGAAAAAACCTATTAAGGCTAAAACTTTACAAGAGAAATCAGGAGTTTCTAGTCAAATATTAAAATCTTTAGTAGATAAAGAGATTTTTGAATTTTATCATATTCAAACAGATAGAGTTCAATTTAAAGGAGATGAAAATCCATTAAAAGACCTTAATGAATTTCAAGAAAAAGCATTACAGGAGATTAAAGAATCTTTTAAGGAAAATGATATTACATTATTACACGGAGTAACAAGTTCTGGAAAAACAGAAGTGTATACAAAATTGATTAAAGAAGTTTTAGCTGAAGGGAAACAAGTGTTATTTATGTTGCCTGAAATTGCTCTTACTACTCAAATCATTACGCGTTTACAGAATTACTTCGGAAATCAAATTTCTGTTTTTCATTCTAAATACTCAGTGAATGAAAGAGTTGAAGTATGGAATAATACACTCAACCAAAAAACAAAAGCACAAATTATTTTAGGAGCTCGATCAACTGTTTTTCTTCCATTTTCTAATTTAGGATTAATCGTTGTTGATGAAGAACATGAAGTTTCTTACAAACAATTTGAACCATCACCAAGGTATAACGCTAGAGATTCAGCTATTGTTTTAGGTAAAATTCATAAAGCAAAAGTTCTTTTAGGTTCAGCAACACCTTCTATTGAATCTAAATTTAATGCTTCAGAAGGAAAATATGGATTGGTCAATTTAACAAGACGACACGGAAATGTTTTGTTGCCCAAAATAGAATTGATTGATGTAAAGGAAAAAAGAAAGCGAAGAGAAATGGTTGGACATTTTTCTGATCGATTAATTCAATTAATTAATGAAGCTTTAGAGGAGAAAGAACAAGTAATTTTGTTTCAAAATAGAAGAGGATATTCACCAATTGTTGAATGTACAACTTGTGGGAATTCACCTCAGTGTCCGAATTGTGATGTTAGTTTAACATATCACAAATACAACAATCAATTAAAATGTCATTATTGTCATTATCAAAGAGCCATGCCAACTAGTTGCGGAGCTTGTGGAAGTTCTACATTAGACACGAAAGGTTTTGGAACAGAGCAAATAGAACTTGAATTAAAAGAGCTTTTTCCAAATCATAATATAGGAAGAATGGATTCTGATACAACTAGAGGAAAATTTGGTTATCAGAAAATTATAGAGGCTTTTGATGCTCAGGAGATAGATGTTTTAGTAGGAACTCAAATGTTGTCTAAAGGTTTAGATTTTAAAAACGTGACTTTAGTTGGTGTTTTAAGTGCTGATACAATGTTGAATTTCCCAGATTTCAGAGCACATGAAAGAGCTTTTCAATTAATGGTTCAGGTTGCTGGTAGAGCTGGAAGATATCAAAAACAAGGAATGGTCGCGATACAAACTTATAATCCTTATCATCAAATTTTACAGCAAGTTTCAACGAATAATTATGAGGAAATGTATAAAGAACAATTGCAAGATCGTTGGCAATATCATTATCCTCCATATTATCGCATTATAAAAATTACATTAAAACACAGAGATTATGCTAGAGTTAATGATGGGGTAAATTGGTTAGCAAAATCGTTGCAAAATGTATTTAGAGAAAATGTTTTAGGGCCAACAGCTCCTGCAGTTTCTAGAGTTCGAAATCAGTATATTAAAAATTTAGTAATTAAAATTCCTCCGAAACAATCTCTGCAGAAAACAAAACAAGAAATTCAAAGAATAAGAACTACGTTTGAAGCGATTAAAGAATTTCGTCCTATTCGTTTTATTTTAGATATTGATGCTTATTAA
- a CDS encoding alpha/beta fold hydrolase — MTSNEWVKKGEFRTVFNHKIFTVDTGEKDKPILVILHGYPTSSYDYYKVLNQLTKKYRVIVHDHLGYGFSDKPKEYSYSLIEQADVALALWKQLGISKFTLLAHDYGTSVATEIIARLNKKQIDITIEEFILCNGSVHIELSQLRLIQKLLKNKLTGKHVAKLSNEFIFSKNIRNVYFDKNKITNEELKEMWLQLTHNDGKAVIHKLSNYINERYFFWNRWIGALKTTTIPTKIVWPKNDPVAVYKMAELLHQEIQKSTLYTLNNSGHFPMLETPNEWVALIIK, encoded by the coding sequence ATGACTTCAAATGAGTGGGTAAAAAAAGGTGAATTTAGAACTGTTTTTAATCACAAAATTTTCACTGTAGATACTGGAGAAAAAGACAAACCAATATTAGTTATTTTGCATGGTTATCCGACTTCATCTTACGATTATTATAAAGTTTTAAATCAACTTACTAAAAAATACAGAGTTATTGTTCACGATCATTTGGGCTATGGTTTTTCTGATAAGCCTAAAGAGTATTCCTATTCTCTCATTGAACAAGCTGATGTTGCCTTAGCATTATGGAAACAACTTGGTATTTCTAAATTTACTTTACTCGCTCATGATTACGGTACTAGCGTAGCTACAGAAATAATTGCTCGTCTTAATAAAAAACAAATTGATATTACTATTGAAGAATTCATTTTATGCAATGGAAGCGTACATATTGAACTTTCGCAACTACGATTGATTCAAAAGTTATTAAAGAATAAACTTACTGGTAAGCATGTTGCCAAACTATCCAACGAGTTTATTTTTTCTAAAAACATACGAAATGTTTATTTCGACAAGAATAAAATAACCAACGAAGAACTCAAGGAAATGTGGTTACAACTTACCCATAATGATGGTAAAGCTGTAATTCATAAATTATCCAACTACATTAATGAACGTTATTTTTTCTGGAATAGATGGATCGGTGCTTTAAAAACGACGACTATACCAACTAAAATCGTTTGGCCTAAAAATGATCCGGTAGCTGTTTACAAAATGGCTGAATTACTTCATCAAGAAATACAAAAAAGCACATTATACACTCTTAATAATTCAGGGCATTTTCCCATGCTTGAAACTCCTAATGAATGGGTTGCGTTAATAATAAAATAA
- a CDS encoding TPM domain-containing protein yields MKANFKLLWCFCFILFYGVINANNLFHFYEQDSIVAQQIPPSTFISPKYENISIYKVDNVPDPKKGSSNGFVSDPNNYINPSEEYKINSILWGLEENSTAQVAVVILKSIGNEVPKDFAVKLFEKWGIGQADKDNGLLILTVIDQRRTEFEVGYGLEPVLTDLICHRIGTDEIVPNFKKGEFGLGLISASNKVKQIIEDPKNIEEVYSQNISYPEKRNSSLSSVYDQYLDSKEPSPYKTFLTFLPLLIMVLVYASLNGVLFQRMKEKIKIIDNSKEDYYDKYNELKGTTKGAIGCLSLILGLFFPIYAYFRYATRRKKLKEYRYAPRFSRVNGQKMELLNAWAENKFLKEGEILEEKLDAAEYDVWVTEDESDVMVLEYEGSSRKYSDCHACGYKTYGRSSTRIIRSATYERTGKKEEIYLCRNCHYTDSVIITIPKKIKPQSTSSYSSGGSSWSSSSSSSSWGGGSSGGGGAGVSW; encoded by the coding sequence ATGAAAGCTAACTTTAAACTATTGTGGTGTTTTTGCTTTATTTTATTCTATGGAGTAATAAATGCTAATAATTTATTTCATTTTTATGAACAAGATAGCATTGTAGCACAACAAATACCACCATCAACATTTATAAGTCCCAAGTATGAAAACATAAGTATTTATAAAGTTGATAATGTTCCAGATCCTAAGAAGGGTAGTTCAAATGGATTTGTATCAGATCCTAATAATTATATCAATCCATCTGAAGAATATAAAATTAACTCGATTCTTTGGGGGTTAGAAGAAAATTCTACAGCTCAAGTTGCAGTTGTAATTTTAAAAAGTATCGGAAATGAAGTTCCAAAAGATTTTGCAGTAAAATTATTTGAAAAATGGGGTATTGGTCAAGCTGATAAAGACAATGGTTTATTAATCTTAACTGTTATCGATCAACGTAGAACAGAGTTTGAAGTTGGTTATGGTTTAGAACCAGTTTTAACGGATTTAATTTGTCATAGAATTGGAACAGATGAAATAGTACCTAACTTTAAAAAAGGTGAATTTGGATTAGGTTTAATTTCGGCTTCCAATAAAGTAAAACAAATAATTGAAGACCCTAAAAATATAGAAGAAGTATATTCTCAAAACATTAGTTACCCAGAAAAGAGAAATTCGTCTTTAAGTTCTGTGTATGATCAATATCTAGATTCTAAAGAGCCATCTCCGTATAAAACTTTTCTAACATTTTTACCATTATTAATAATGGTATTGGTTTATGCAAGTTTAAATGGAGTGCTTTTTCAACGAATGAAGGAGAAAATAAAGATTATAGACAATAGTAAAGAAGATTATTACGATAAGTATAATGAATTAAAAGGGACTACTAAAGGTGCTATTGGTTGTTTATCCTTGATTTTAGGCTTGTTTTTCCCGATATATGCATATTTCAGGTATGCTACCAGAAGAAAGAAATTGAAAGAATATCGTTACGCTCCAAGATTTAGTAGAGTTAACGGTCAAAAGATGGAACTGTTAAATGCTTGGGCAGAAAATAAGTTTTTAAAAGAAGGTGAGATTTTAGAAGAAAAGTTAGACGCCGCAGAGTATGATGTATGGGTTACAGAAGATGAAAGTGATGTTATGGTTTTAGAATATGAAGGTTCAAGTAGAAAATATTCTGACTGTCATGCTTGTGGTTACAAAACCTATGGGCGTTCGAGTACAAGAATTATAAGAAGTGCAACCTATGAAAGAACAGGAAAGAAAGAAGAAATTTATTTATGTAGAAACTGTCATTATACAGATTCGGTAATAATAACAATTCCTAAAAAGATAAAACCTCAATCAACTAGCAGTTATTCTTCAGGAGGAAGTAGTTGGAGTAGTAGTTCTTCATCTTCAAGTTGGGGAGGCGGAAGTTCTGGTGGAGGAGGAGCTGGTGTAAGTTGGTAG
- the mqo gene encoding malate dehydrogenase (quinone): MNFEKEYDLICVGGGIMSANLALLAKLLDPKLKILILERLDQVALESSAAWNNAGTGHAALCELNYCPEKEDGSIAMEKAIRICTQFEISKQFWAYLTENGYVDNPNDFVMPVKHHSWVTGKTNSDYLEKRFKAYKEHFMFDNISFTRDISEMEKWFPLIMKDRGKEEIMAASRMDRGTEVNYGALTKALFKVLEEKFDTPVYCNQEVLDVDPDTDLDWTVATKNTRTEEIHNIEAKHVFIGAGGGSLLLLQKVEIEEKEGYGGFPVSGEWLVCNNEEIINQHNAKVYSKAGIGDPPMSTPHLDTRYIDGKKSLLFGPFAGFSPKFLKEGSNLDLFKSIQFDNISPMLGAFWHNLPLTKYLVHQVLMNKENRMDSLRKFMKNAKSEDWDVVKAGQRVQIIKKDEFEGGQLRFGTEVISSKDGSITCLLGASPGASTATAIMFEVLEKAFPELLQNQENKDLLNKVVPFYNKEVEEVLFKKELKRVKTILNL, translated from the coding sequence ATGAATTTCGAAAAAGAGTACGATTTAATTTGTGTAGGAGGTGGTATAATGAGTGCTAATCTAGCTTTGTTAGCTAAATTGTTAGATCCTAAGTTAAAAATTTTAATCCTTGAACGTTTAGATCAAGTAGCTTTAGAGAGTTCAGCAGCTTGGAATAATGCAGGAACTGGACATGCAGCTTTGTGTGAACTAAATTATTGTCCAGAAAAAGAAGACGGATCTATAGCTATGGAAAAAGCAATTCGTATTTGTACTCAATTTGAAATTTCTAAACAGTTTTGGGCATATCTAACCGAAAATGGATATGTAGATAATCCTAATGATTTTGTAATGCCAGTAAAACATCATAGCTGGGTTACAGGTAAAACGAATAGTGATTATCTCGAAAAAAGATTCAAAGCTTATAAAGAACACTTTATGTTCGATAATATTAGTTTCACTAGGGATATTTCAGAAATGGAAAAGTGGTTTCCATTAATTATGAAAGATAGAGGAAAGGAAGAGATTATGGCGGCTTCTCGAATGGATAGAGGAACAGAAGTGAACTACGGAGCATTAACCAAAGCGCTTTTTAAAGTTTTAGAAGAGAAATTTGATACGCCAGTATATTGCAATCAAGAAGTTTTAGATGTTGATCCGGATACAGATTTAGATTGGACTGTAGCAACAAAAAACACAAGAACAGAAGAGATACATAATATAGAAGCAAAACATGTTTTTATTGGAGCTGGCGGAGGAAGTTTATTATTACTACAAAAAGTAGAGATAGAAGAGAAAGAAGGTTATGGTGGTTTTCCTGTTAGTGGCGAATGGCTAGTTTGTAATAATGAAGAAATTATCAATCAGCATAATGCAAAAGTATACAGTAAAGCAGGAATTGGAGATCCGCCAATGTCTACACCACATTTAGATACAAGATACATCGACGGAAAAAAGTCATTATTATTTGGTCCATTTGCTGGTTTTAGTCCAAAGTTTTTAAAAGAAGGATCAAATTTAGATTTATTTAAATCGATTCAGTTTGATAATATTTCACCAATGTTAGGCGCTTTTTGGCACAATTTACCACTAACAAAATATTTAGTTCATCAAGTATTAATGAATAAAGAAAACCGAATGGATTCGCTTCGTAAGTTTATGAAGAATGCGAAAAGTGAAGATTGGGATGTTGTAAAGGCAGGTCAACGCGTTCAAATTATTAAGAAAGATGAATTCGAAGGAGGTCAGTTACGATTCGGAACTGAAGTAATTAGTAGTAAAGATGGAAGCATTACTTGTTTGTTGGGAGCATCTCCAGGAGCATCAACAGCAACAGCCATAATGTTTGAAGTATTAGAAAAAGCTTTTCCAGAATTGTTACAAAATCAAGAAAATAAAGACCTATTAAATAAAGTAGTTCCTTTTTATAATAAAGAAGTTGAAGAAGTATTATTCAAAAAAGAGCTAAAAAGGGTAAAAACCATTTTAAATTTATAA
- a CDS encoding RNA polymerase sigma factor — MKIISLHTKSQQQRKKAIKGNREAQEQIFNEYAPVMLSVCRQYVKDIHHAEDLMLQGFLKVFKNLEKFKNEGSFEGWIRKIMVNTCISYLRKKNHLEFTDEEYQFNDLVTHNIENTSVEDIQKLIDALPDGYKMVFNLYAIEGYKHHEIAKKLSISESTSKSQLFKARKWLQVNYIKMNRIKDAD, encoded by the coding sequence TTGAAAATAATTTCTTTACATACAAAATCACAACAGCAACGCAAAAAAGCGATAAAAGGAAATCGCGAAGCCCAAGAGCAAATTTTTAATGAATACGCTCCTGTTATGCTTAGTGTATGTAGACAGTATGTTAAAGATATTCATCATGCAGAAGATTTAATGTTACAAGGTTTTCTAAAAGTTTTTAAAAACTTAGAAAAATTTAAAAACGAAGGAAGTTTTGAAGGTTGGATTAGAAAAATAATGGTGAATACTTGTATTAGTTACTTAAGAAAGAAAAATCACTTAGAATTTACAGATGAAGAATATCAATTTAATGATTTGGTTACTCATAATATTGAAAACACTTCAGTAGAAGATATTCAAAAATTAATTGATGCCTTACCTGATGGTTATAAAATGGTTTTCAATTTGTATGCTATAGAAGGTTACAAACATCACGAAATAGCTAAGAAGTTATCTATTTCAGAAAGTACTTCTAAATCACAATTGTTTAAAGCTCGTAAATGGTTACAAGTTAATTATATTAAAATGAATAGGATTAAAGATGCAGACTGA